The segment ATGGAGGATGAGGTGCCGTTCCCTGTTGTACATGCATGGACCTCAGCTCTTCATTAGCTTCAACGCCTATCCTCCTGTGTGAATAAACAATGGATGCTAATAAGAGCAAGTACGGTAATGACTCTTAAGGATGGATGACTGCTACAGTGACTTCAAATAATTAATGGTTAAATCTCCTTCTTTGTTACGTAAAGGTAAATGCATTGTTTCCGTTTATCTAGTTCAGTCACGGGAAAAAAAGAATGACTAAAGTAAAAGTTACttcatgtcataaaaaaaatttatggatgTTATcacgtttatttatttatttattaatattaatatctgGACTAGTTGTgtatatctcaactaattttataaattttaaaattaatagccATATAAATCAGTattatctttataatttataaaatttaaattaataatttttaaaaaacaaactctaaaCCTAATTAACCATTTAAATTCTATTCTTATAACGCTTAATTCGAACGTAAGAAGATGTGTAAGAAGATGTGAAAGCAGGAATGCCAGCACCCACCGAAAAGATAATTTGGTGGTTGGCACTCTGTCCCTAGTTTTACAAAAACTTATTCTGGATGGATGCCGCGTGCGTAAAGTTTCTTGGATTGCCCTCATATCTTCTAATCCAGCGccttactattttattttttattttttttcaaagaaaggcATCCATCTTAGCGTTCCCATCTCAGTTCTTGCCAAATATGCATGAAGATAGCCACCTTGAATAGAAATTTGCAATGAAAGATGCAAAGAGAAAAATAGCAGTAAGTAATCCTAGAAATGGAAGTAGCTTCCccaatttttttatcccttagTTTAGGAGTGGTGAAGTGTTGTTCAATCCTAAGAGAACCATCTCTGAACTCTTTCCAATCCATCAACTGATGTTAAATGCCATACGGGATTTCCTGGAATGGATAGGGTCGAAAAAGCCTTCATTAAAATCCTCATGGTTTGTTTTTGCATAGACACtgtattgttttatataattttaaaattctatttttgtttgtaatttttttttgatgtttttgaatcgttttgatatgttaataaaaaattaaatttaaaaaaataaaaaaattatttatatatatgtctaCGTAGaaaatctttgaaaaataacgGCTATCACAACTTCAAACACTACTTAAAATTCATTAGGAAATGCGGTgaaaattgctttttaaagtgtgtttttctattaaaataatatatttttaaaaaaatttatcatcatGAGATAGtaataattaaaggaaaaaaaaaagaacggtAAACTTGAATCTGCCAGTAAAATGGCTGCCTTTTGCACCCAAAATTTGCAGAAAGTAATAGATTGGGTCAACATATGTTATTTATAGAACTGAACATATTATGGTATGGTGAACTTTACCGACAAAATGAGTGTTAATAGCAAAGCATAAAACTGAACATATGTTATCATATTTTGAACTCCGCAACGACCTTCAACAAGCCTTTCTTTCTCTCAACTAGGCCAGTCTTATTCATACACAACCCgcttttgttttgggtttgctTGTGCTCCCACGCATTTTATCAATCAATCCAACCACTCTTGAATAAGGTTAGCTTACACAAGCAGAATACTAAAATTTTGACAATGACAAGACATTACTACGCCTCTCTAGAAATAGTTTAGCAagcttttgatgttttttataacaataattACGAACTATAATGAACTAAGGCAAGATCTTCTTTTGCTTCTTCCTAGTTTTAATTCTGTGTAGGCTTCTTTTCCCCTGAACCTAACCTAGAGAGTTCCCAAGACTTTTTCCTCCTTTGGGCTGGGACCTTTGAAGgatttgaacattatttttttcttttcgtcaATCATGTATGACACGTAATGAATTCATACATTTTTGGGAATATTATGATGTTCATCCTTAGAAGTGTTTTAAGTGCAGCGCTTTCAGTGAAACTATTGAAAACAAATGTATTGGGGAAACAATTGTAAGATCTGCTACTAGTTCATGACCTTAATGGCAGACACATGTTATACAAGGCCTAGAAAAACCCATGGTATTGCAACTGCAGGTTAAAACCATGGTTACAGTTACAGTTACGAGGCTGATGTTCAACAAATGCTGCTGACATGCTACGCCCACCTGTGAATATAAAAGGGTGTACGTATAGCATGCAAAACAGTGACAATTGAGAATGTTATGGTGgcaaattgagaaaaaaccctaattgtTTAAGCGCAActtctaattttcaatcaacaaaAAGGAGAACATAATTGGGAATACCCTtgtaaaatagatttaaaataattactatatCTCCTGACAGCACACCAACAAGAATGCAAGGATAAAACTTGTTTTGCTTGCAGATTAACTTGGTAATAAGTAtcaaaataactagaaaacacCACATAAATAGCATGCCGTCGGAAGCACAAGAGACCCAAAAGCCACCATTTATAACAAGAAACAACTCGATACATATAAAATACATCCAATTATGATACTGGGCATAATTTTAAAGCAAAGCAACAGCCTCTCTTTAGGATTATTTGGCAAAAAGTTAATCTGACAGCCAACAACAAATGTACAGGAGGAAATGATTGGCTCctgataaaaaaacttgaattccTGGCTAATGAGTGGCCctttcttttacatttttaaagCAGCCAGTATCAGTATTCATCCAAAAGAATACTTTATGATTCATAAATGATGGCAGAAGAAGGCCATGTAGTCACATCAGATTTCCTTTTCTAGGACGACTTCCTCAGTTTTTAGCCAAGGATTTAATCTGCTTATGATGATTTTATTGACCATAATTTTTGCTCTTTCATGCAGATGAAACCATACATAATGCAGTTTATTAAATATACACAAACGAAAAGTTAATAAAGTTAATAAATCAAAGCCATGAGACACACTATTTGAGTGTCTCCATTTGTCATCACTCCCAACACTTCATGTGTGGTGGTATTTGTCTTCCGTGACGCAGCACAAACCTTTGCCCCAACCTGTGCATATGCGATGCTTATCCAAACAGTTGTCAGATGAATTTCGTGTTGTAAAAGAACCAGGAACCTTGCAAATAATACTAGATATATTAAGATAAATTACACAGGCACGCAGGTTCACAAAGAGAGAAGACGCCCTCTTTCTCTCTAAATTGTCTGCTTCTTATGAAGGCTCACTACATCTCTGGCTACGTACTGAGGGGCAGCCTTCCCCATTTCATATTATTTCCACCAACCCATTCTACAATTTGGAGTTGACACCTCCAGGCTGGATGTCTAAGTTGTCCCTTGAGGAATATATCTATCCTCATGTATCCAGAAGACATGTCATCCCATGCTCAATGATAGAGCAATACCGAATTTTGGATTGTGATTCAGTAAGCAGACAAtgacagatatatatatatatatataaaataagaattcaGTATTTCAAAATTGGAGTCAGCTTCCAGTGTCACCAAATTCTTAGCATGGTGTGGGCTTGTGGTGACACTTTAACTCGTTGCTGGCACAGAATACGAGGTTAGTCAGATTGCAACTTGAGGTCACACCAAACCTAGACCTGATAGATAGATATGCGTCCAGACATACACAAGCCTAATGCTTCTTTAAAGTTCATATAAACCCAGAAGAGTTCCCATAGAAGTATGATTTCTTTAGCTTCCTGCGAAAGTTTTTCCCTTTGTTACACTCTTATTGTTTACTCAGTCGACTCTTCTGACATTTGGTCTTGGGTAGCCCTTTCCAAGGATCCATATCACAAAGGGAGATCCTTCCCATAAGATGCAATTAGAATGGAACCAGCACTCGCATCACTAGCAAACCTCCAACCAAGACTGTCGATCTCTCAAATTACACTACCGACCAAACACCTAAGGAGTTATCTTGCAAGATTAAACAAGATAAACAGCTATTATTTAATGAAAGTTTCTCATAATACTCAAGACATGTTCTTTCAGGGTACCGCTCCTGAACAAAATAAAGGTGCCTACTGGAAATTTTATATCACTGGaactactaaaaatatataaaaaataaaaattttagcgacttcaaaatatataagagtaattaatttaataaaattatataaaaagtttaccataaaaaataactaaatagatatttttttctcattgaaaatttatgagcaattttttttaaaaacaaattatatattagattcatatataattagtCATAAAAAGTcactaatattatcataaaaattattttcttattaaaaaatcatggcATAAccgaataattttataattaccatcttaatcattttatttaaattgaatttttttctaaaattgaaaaaaataaacaaaataattaattaaaaagaaaaaaaaatgatggaaagCCTAAACTCACCTAGGCTTCAAGAACATGGCCCGAACATGCCTTGATTTACAAGGCTAAGCCCATATACCtagccataaaaaataaaaaagctgaagcaaatttttttttttagttttttttttatataaaataaacggATGAAAGTCctcccatttctttttttataaatagatcCAAAAACTTATCACCCATTAATACATTTTCTAATCACCCACGGTATGAAAAAATAGGGTTCAAGCTTGGGCCATATAAACATATTTTCAATGGAAAATGCCAcaagttatttcaattttaaaacacCATTTAATCAttctaaacatataaaattaaattaaataaaaaaaccttttcaagCATCAATGTAAAACCTTTTCAAGCATCAATGTGTGTTTTCCAACATGTTACCGAAAACCATTTCCATTTATCTCTCTTCAATACAAACACATTGACACCAAGATAGCTTTTACAAGATGAGCTTTTACATGATGGTCAAAATCCAAGCAGCAGGAAAAACATAAAGATACATAGATACAACTGCAAACTGGAATAAATATGGAAAAAACAAACcctgaaaaatacaaagataaagctGCATTTTTCCGTGTCTAGGAacagtgtaaaaaaaaagaagcattgcGGATGCTGCACTGCTTTTTTACAGGGAGAACCGTGTTTGAACACTCCAAAtctttagttttatttgttaataatgaaataaattttgttaGTTATACACCATCTCcttcaaaatattatatcaaatcaaAACCACGACCCACAATGTGATTTAATGAATAGTGAAACTTAAATCCATAAAACAAGAACGAAAATAATGCTCACAGCAGATCCAATTCCAAGTTTCACAAGGTACATACAAAATGACGGCAAGAGATTGAGCCAGATAATAAAAGCGAACTAAAATCTATTAACCTAACAGGCgtacacgtttttttttttttttttcaaaggtaaataaaaggaaagagagaaggatTGAAAGGGACAGAAAGATTGTTGCCGCCATCCCTCGAGATTTAACCTACAAGCTAAAGAATGGGGGCTCTTTTTATCTCACTACCTTGTAAAGAATACAACGCAAGCATGATCCTGAAGGATGCAAACAAGAACCAGGGATCCCCATGcatttaatatgaattttgtGGCGCTCAGCGGGGCTTTGCATCTGCAAAAAGATTCCAAATAGCCTTCAGTTTCTAAAATGCCATTCGACCAGCAAGCCTGCCTTCCAATATTCTTCTGTCAATAGCTGCATCAATTGAGCTCATCTGCAACAAGCAACAACAATGAGAAGAAATGAATTGTGACTAGAAATCAGTTGGATAAACCAGATATAAAGCTTGGTCCTATTGCGAAAGATGCCAAACTTTGCGAAAGAAGCTGACCTGGGCCAAGTCTGACTTCACTGTtcgatgataaaaataaattgtaatcaTGCTAGGAATGAGCAAAAATCTGTTGGGTATCATCTTGTTCCACCCAAACCCCACATTTCAAAGTCAAGCATAGGGAGAAgaataacaacaaataaattcaaattcttaAATAAGCAATACATACACTTTTGTTAACTGAGAATGACGTTAGGAAGGAGAATCCTCGTTTTGATTCCAGCAAGCTTGTCAAAACAGTAATAACTAACTACCGACATAATTAACAAACATGACTAGTTGAATCATCTGACAACCACAAAGCGCCGGCATTGGCATGCAGACCACATAATtgcagaaaacaaaaacagaaacagcATGCCCATCAGCCAATGGACATTAGAAGTCAAAAGATACTTGACTACAAGGCACATAACCATTTGCAAACTGTGGGTTTGTTGACaagctaagaaaaagaaaaattggaaATTCATACAGAAATACCTCTCTAAATAGGTAACAATGTGTAAACAACTGTATCTGAAAACAAAAAGCATAAAGCCTACCCATCTGGTTAGCACGTGCAAACCAACTCCAAATAGTAAAGGGGTAGTCACAACTTACCTGGCTAGTTTCATCATGCACCTGATACTTTGGTAAGGACATTCTTCTTTCCTCCTGCAAATATTCAAACCATTAGCAGGTCTAACAATTGAGAATTTATCAGGTAAAACTGAAAGAAAGCATTCTTAACACAAACAACCTACCATGGACATTGCCTCATCATCCCAAACAAGATAGACTTCATTAACAGCTGGCTGGATGACAGGTGCCTTGTTTGCAATTACAGGGGGCGGTCCAATAGAAGGGCCACCAGTATTTGGACCAGAGGCATAAGAATGTGTATTGCCTAGTGTCCCAGATGCTATAAACAAATTGAAGTGGGACATTACCATTCAGGGAGCAGCAAAATGCACACTTAGATGGAATGATTGGTCCTAATAAAAGCAATTATAATAGAGTATGATCCTATGATAGCATGAAGGCTACCAAAGAAATCATCACACGCAATGAAAATGAACACTTTTTAAATCAACCAAGACAAAAGTTAGACACAAGATCTGTTTTAATacctttttttcaaataaagaggatctattatattataaatcaaCAAGGGGCCACAATCAAACCTGAAGCACTCTGAGTAAGGTAGCCAGTTGTCACTGAAGTATTGACTCCCAAATGCACATTCATTGAACCTCTAACTTCTGCAGGCGAGCTTGGTAAGAGACTTGTCGAAGGAAAAGGAGCAGAAAATGTTGAACTTTGAGGCAAATTATTGTTAACAGGGAACAATGGTTGTGATACAGATGGTGTGGATGAGGGCAGTCCTGGAGGAGTTACTTGTGAAGGTATGAGTGCAGGTGTCATGGTTGATGGCACAGGAGGCCTCACATTTTGTACAGGAAATAGTGGCTGCTGGGTATATGTGATTGGGGCAGGAGGAGGAATTGAAACTGCAGGATGCTGTGGCAACCAATGTTGTGAACGAGGAGGAACCGGCCAACCAGCATGAGGAGCAGGTGCAGCAGAATTATAACTGTAaccaaaaaccaacaaaaatatgATGAGAACTTAATCACGATTTTCCTCTGCACATAAATTGACACCATGAATCACTATATTTTCCAAATAATTCAAATGTAATAAAGCCATGTTGGATGAATCTGTTGTTTACT is part of the Populus nigra chromosome 8, ddPopNigr1.1, whole genome shotgun sequence genome and harbors:
- the LOC133701870 gene encoding protein SUPPRESSOR OF FRI 4-like isoform X3, with the translated sequence MGKKKKRAASKVWCYYCDREFDDEKILVQHQKAKHFKCHVCHKKLSTAGGMAIHVLQVHKESVTKVPNAKPGRESTDIEIYGMQGIPPDVLAAHYGEEEDENPSKAAKVDIPSAQLVGGMVPGPLGAGYPPRPLAAMQPIYNSAAPAPHAGWPVPPRSQHWLPQHPAVSIPPPAPITYTQQPLFPVQNVRPPVPSTMTPALIPSQVTPPGLPSSTPSVSQPLFPVNNNLPQSSTFSAPFPSTSLLPSSPAEVRGSMNVHLGVNTSVTTGYLTQSASASGTLGNTHSYASGPNTGGPSIGPPPVIANKAPVIQPAVNEVYLVWDDEAMSMEERRMSLPKYQVHDETSQMSSIDAAIDRRILEGRLAGRMAF
- the LOC133701870 gene encoding protein SUPPRESSOR OF FRI 4-like isoform X1, which encodes MGKKKKRAASKVWCYYCDREFDDEKILVQHQKAKHFKCHVCHKKLSTAGGMAIHVLQVHKESVTKVPNAKPGRESTDIEIYGMQGIPPDVLAAHYGEEEDENPSKAAKVDIPSAQLVGGMVPGPLGAGYPPRPLAAMQPIYNSAAPAPHAGWPVPPRSQHWLPQHPAVSIPPPAPITYTQQPLFPVQNVRPPVPSTMTPALIPSQVTPPGLPSSTPSVSQPLFPVNNNLPQSSTFSAPFPSTSLLPSSPAEVRGSMNVHLGVNTSVTTGYLTQSASASGTLGNTHSYASGPNTGGPSIGPPPVIANKAPVIQPAVNEVYLVWDDEAMSMEERRMSLPKYQVHDETSQVSCDYPFTIWSWFARANQMGRLYAFCFQIQLFTHCYLFREVFLYEFPIFLFLSLSTNPQFANGYVPCSQVSFDF
- the LOC133701870 gene encoding protein SUPPRESSOR OF FRI 4-like isoform X2, which produces MGKKKKRAASKVWCYYCDREFDDEKILVQHQKAKHFKCHVCHKKLSTAGGMAIHVLQVHKESVTKVPNAKPGRESTDIEIYGMQGIPPDVLAAHYGEEDENPSKAAKVDIPSAQLVGGMVPGPLGAGYPPRPLAAMQPIYNSAAPAPHAGWPVPPRSQHWLPQHPAVSIPPPAPITYTQQPLFPVQNVRPPVPSTMTPALIPSQVTPPGLPSSTPSVSQPLFPVNNNLPQSSTFSAPFPSTSLLPSSPAEVRGSMNVHLGVNTSVTTGYLTQSASASGTLGNTHSYASGPNTGGPSIGPPPVIANKAPVIQPAVNEVYLVWDDEAMSMEERRMSLPKYQVHDETSQVSCDYPFTIWSWFARANQMGRLYAFCFQIQLFTHCYLFREVFLYEFPIFLFLSLSTNPQFANGYVPCSQVSFDF